GTACTAACGAACGTGTTCCAGTAGTAGGAACTGTTCCATTAGGTAAACTAGATTATTATACTCATATCCCTAAGGATAGTGTAGGAATTGCAGAACGCACATTGCGCAATCCTTACGCTTATTCAAAAGCTAACTTAGAAGAGGGCAAGGCCCTATATACCAGAGTTTGCTCTCATTGCCACGGGGAAGATGGAAAAGGCCAGGGACCTGTAGGCATAAAGTTTAAAGGCGTTCCGGATTACTCAGCAGGCGCTTACAAAACTATGAATGACGGGCATATCTATCATGTCATTCAATGGGGACGTAATCGCATGATGCCCCATGGATCTATCGTAAACCCAGAAGAGCGCTGGAAAATTGCTATGTATGTCCGAGTACTACAGCGTGGTGAAGGTCCTGACGGTTTAGCTAAGCTAGTAGACGTTAGCAAGGATTCAACGGAAATGACGGATCGTGCTAACCAGAGTCCTATAGAGGAAGCTCAGGCTGATAAAGCATCAGAGACACCAGGGCAAGGTGGTACGGAGGCTAGAAACGGAACGTCGAACTAATAATTATGGCAACTCTGACGCATCAGGACAGTGTTACGACTGAACATTTACAACTTCCGTCTAGCACTCGTAAAAAGTTCATTACAATAATAGCGGTAGGAATTATCCTGTTGATCATAGGGGCTGTATTAGCTGCCTTGGGGATAGGAGAGGAGCATGCCGCTACGGCTGGTCATGAAGCTGGCACTGGAGCAGGAGCTTCTGCAGAACACCATGAAGGCAGCCCTATTTGGGTAAAGCGGATTCTTGTAAGTCTTTGGCATAGCAATGTTTACTTCATTGGTATTGCTGTAATCGGTACGTTCTTCGTGGCCCTACAGTACGTTGCTTACGCTGGCTGGTCAGTCTTAGTCAAGCGTATTTCGGAGGCATTAAGTGCTTGGTTACTGCCAGGTGCTATAATCATGCTTATCGTGTTCTTCGTAGGACGCCATGATCTATTTCACTGGACCCATGACGGCATTATGACTCCCGGTCATGAAAAATATGATGCGATAGTTGCTGGTAAAAGCGGTTTCTTGAATCTGCCATTCTACGTTATTAGAATGGTCATTTACCTTGGGATCTGGTGGTTCTTCTCAGAAAAGTTAAGAAAGCTTTCACTTGAAGAAGATCTCAACGGCGGAACTGAGTATTTTCATAAGAGCATCAATGTAGGAGCCCTTTTTCTAGTTCTTTTTGCTGTTTCATCTTCGATGGCAGCTTGGGATTGGGTTATGTCGATTGACGTACACTGGTTCAGTACGATGTTTGGTTGGTATGTATTCGCAAGCTGGTGGGTGTCCGGCTTAGCAGCTGTAACTCTTACTGCTATTTATCTTAAGCAAGCAGGTTACCTACGATTCCTAAATGCTAACCATCTGCACGATCTTGGTAAGTTCATGTTTGGCTTCAGCATTTTCTGGACATACATCTGGTTCTCACAGTTTATGTTGATCTGGTATGCCAATCTTCCTGAAGAGGCTGTTTATTTTAATCAGCGCTTGGGGGGCTTTAATGGTCACTACACTTGGATCTTCTATTTCAATTTGGTTATCAATTTTGCTTTCCCATTTCTCGTGATGATGACACGGGATGCAAAGCGTCAGATGATCATGCTAAAAATTGTGTGTATAGCTATTCTCATAGGTCATTGGTTTGATTTCTATTTGATGATCATGCCTGCAACTATGAAAGGTGAAAGTGGGTTTGTAATTGAAATTGGTATTGCACTGATCTTTTTGGGCTCTTTCCTGTTGTTGTTTACAAAGCGTCTGTCTCAGGCGTCATTGGTGCCCGTGAATCATCCCTTTCTTGATGAAAGCGTGCATCATACAACTTAAAATTGATTTGAGTATCGGGTGGCATAGCATTCTAATTAATTAGTAGTGCTATCTACATTGCTCATAATCGCTGTACTCACATCTATCCCTAGATAATGATTGCTCTTGGTATCCTGCTGGTATTGGTGCTGCTTCTAGTCGTATTCGGCTTGTTGTTTCGCCTCCAGATCCTTACTTCCATCTTTTCTGGTAGCCTAACTCGTGAAATCGGGATGAGCAACCGAGTCAATGCTATCCTTATGATCATCTTCATGGTGGTTGGTGGAGGCGCATTCGCTTGGTCATTCATCGACAACTACGATAAGATGAATCCTCCTATTGCTTCTATTCATGGATATGCAGTGGAGAATATGTTCTGGACCACAATGATCATCTTGGGTGTAGCGTTTGCTCTCACCCATCTTATGCTGTTCATCTTCTCTTATCGTTATCAACATAAGGATGGACGTAGAGCTTTCTTCTTTTCTCACAACAACAAGATTGAGATAATCTGGACGTTGATCCCAGCAATCGTGATGGCAAGCTTGGTGTTTGCAGGCTGGAAAGAGTGGACCAAGATCACAGGGCCAGCTCCGAAGGACGCTATCGTTCTGGAAGTAATGGGTAAGCAATTCAACTGGCTGGTTCGTTATCCGGGTCGCGACCAAAAATTAGGTGTAGTTAACTACCGCTTAATTGACGCTACTAATGAATTCGGATTTGATCTGAATGACAATAATGCCATGGATGATTTCACTGTTAATGAGATCCATGTGCCAAAAGGACATCCCGTATTGCTCAAGATTCGCTCACGTGATGTACTACATGGCGTTTACATGCCAAACTTCAGGGTTCAGATGTACGCTGTGCCAGGTATGCCAACCAAGTTCTGGTTTACGCCTACTAAAACTACTGACGAAATGCGCGCTCAGTTAGGTAACCCAAAGTTTAATTATGAGTTAGCATGCTCCCAGATTTGCGGACGTGGTCACTTCGCTATGAAGGCAATAATAGTTGTAGATGAACCTGACGATTATGTAGCTTGGTTTGCTCAACAGAAATCGTTTTCAGAACAGAACCCTGATGTTTTGGCTAGTTTCAAACAGAAGTCTGATAAATTGGTTAAAACTAAGAATGCTGATGCGGCCGCTGTCTTAACTCCGGCTAACAAAGCTTCGCTCTAACTTACTTTATAACGCACGCTCAACTGTATGGCTGCTAATATTCCCACCAACGCTCCTGTGCATGGAACGCCCACTGTGCCTCATATTGAGCACGATGAGCACCTGCATCATGATGAGCACCACGAGCAAAGCTTCCTGACCAAGTACGTTTTTAGTCAGGACCACAAAGTAATTGCTAAACAATTTCTTATTACTGGTATTTTTTGGGCCATTTTGGGAGGCGCACTTTCTAGCCTCTTCCGAATCCAGTTAGGTTGGCCTGAGTCAACTATGTCATGGTTGACGCCTGTATTGGGCAAATGGGTTGAAGCGGGTAAACTTAATCCTGAGTTCTATCTTGCTCTTGTCACCATGCACGGCACTATCATGGTGTTCTTTGTGCTAACAGCTGGGTTAAGTGGAACATTTTCCAATTTTCTAATCCCACTACAAGTCGGAGCCCGCGATATGGCTTCAGGATTTATGAACATGCTTTCATACTGGTTTTTCTTTGCTTCCAGTATTATCATGTTCACCTCAATTTTCCTTGAAGCTGGCCCCGCGTCAGCTGGTTGGACAATCTATCCTCCGTTAAGCGCATTACCTCAGGCAATTCCAGGTTCAGGAGCTGGAATGACACTTTGGCTAGTGAGTATGGCTCTGTTCATCATCTCTCAATTGCTGGGTGGAGTTAATTATATCACAACAGTAATTAATCTACGGACACGTGGGATGTCAATGTCCAAATTGCCACTTACAATTTGGTCGTTCTTCTTAACAGCTGTTTTAGGTCTACTTTCTTTTCCAGTATTATTCTCTGCCGCTTTACTGCTAATATTTGATCGTTCGTTTGGCACCAGTTTCTTTTTGTCAGACATATACATAGCTGGTCAGGCATTGAGCAATACAGGTGGTAGCCCTATCCTGTTCCAGCATTTGTTCTGGTTCTTGGGACACCCTGAAGTGTATATTGTTATCATGCCAGCAATGGGTATGGTTTCAGAAATTCTAGCTACCAATTCACGTAAGCCAATCTTCGGCTATCGCGCAATGATTGGTTCACTATTGGGTATTTCATTGCTTTCCTTCGTCGTATGGGCTCACCATATGTTCGTAACAGGTATGAATCCCTTCTTGGGCTCAGTGTTTATGTTTCTTACATTGATCATTGCTGTGCCTTCTGGGGTTAAAGTATTTAACTGGTTGGCTACATTGTGGCGTGGAAATATCCGCTTTACTACGGCCATGCTATTTTCAATTGGCTTTGTATCACTGTTTATTTCAGGCGGCCTGACTGGTATTGTACTAGGCAACGCCGCTCTAGATATTCAGATGCACAATACATATTTCGTAGTAGCTCACTTTCACCTAGTGATGGGTAGTTCAGCGTTCTTTGGATTGTTTGCCGGTGTATATCATTGGTTCCCAAAGATGTTCGGACGTATGCTCGATGAAAAATTGGGTTACGTTCACTTTTGGCTCACCTTCATCGGTGTATACCTGGTATTCATGCCAATGCACTATGTTGGCATTGCTGGTTTTCCTCGTCGCTATTATGCCTTCACTGGATTTGATAGCTTCAGTCAATTTGCTGATTTGAATAAATTCATTTCTGCCGCTGCCATATTTGCATTCCTTGGTCAGTTCATTTTCATCTTCAACTTCTTTTATAGCATCTGGCGTGGTCGTCGTGCTACTGAGAATCCATGGAACTCGAACACATTGGAATGGACCACTCCTATTAATCCTGGTCATGGTAACTGGCCTGGCGCTATTCCAGCCGTACATCGTTGGCCGTACGATTATAGCAAACCCGGTGCTGAGAAGGACTTCATTCCCCAGAACGTACCATACTCACAAACCCAGTCATCTAATTTGCCGAATGAGCGGGAAATGGCGGAGTAGTCATTCCGAATTTTAAAAATGGAGTTGCCGTAACTACGGCAGCTCCATTTTTCATTAAAAGGGAAGTTCAGTATCGGCTGGCCGACCTGAATTTCCCTTTTTTTGGGTAGAAAAGTAATTCTGATTGTTGTATACATAACAATCAGACAATCCTTCAGTACAATGAAACCTGCCTTCGTGCGCCGCTTTCGCTTTATCGGTATCCTTACTGTTGCTGCTGTTTACTTACTTATTCTCGTAGGTGGAGTAGTAAGAAGCACTGGGTCAGGAATGGGGTGCCCTGATTGGCCTAAGTGCTTTGGCTCTTGGGTGCCACCAACTCATATCAGTCAACTCCCTGCTGACTATAAGCAAGTGTATACTGCTCAACGAGTAGCCAAAAACAAACGATTGGCAGCTACGCTACAGGTGTTCGGATTTAAGCAAGTCGCCAGCGACATATTTTCACACCCTACCCAATACATAGAAACTGATTTCAACGCTACTAAAACATGGATTGAATATCTGAACA
The window above is part of the Hymenobacter radiodurans genome. Proteins encoded here:
- a CDS encoding cytochrome c oxidase subunit II gives rise to the protein MIALGILLVLVLLLVVFGLLFRLQILTSIFSGSLTREIGMSNRVNAILMIIFMVVGGGAFAWSFIDNYDKMNPPIASIHGYAVENMFWTTMIILGVAFALTHLMLFIFSYRYQHKDGRRAFFFSHNNKIEIIWTLIPAIVMASLVFAGWKEWTKITGPAPKDAIVLEVMGKQFNWLVRYPGRDQKLGVVNYRLIDATNEFGFDLNDNNAMDDFTVNEIHVPKGHPVLLKIRSRDVLHGVYMPNFRVQMYAVPGMPTKFWFTPTKTTDEMRAQLGNPKFNYELACSQICGRGHFAMKAIIVVDEPDDYVAWFAQQKSFSEQNPDVLASFKQKSDKLVKTKNADAAAVLTPANKASL
- a CDS encoding quinol:cytochrome C oxidoreductase, with translation MATLTHQDSVTTEHLQLPSSTRKKFITIIAVGIILLIIGAVLAALGIGEEHAATAGHEAGTGAGASAEHHEGSPIWVKRILVSLWHSNVYFIGIAVIGTFFVALQYVAYAGWSVLVKRISEALSAWLLPGAIIMLIVFFVGRHDLFHWTHDGIMTPGHEKYDAIVAGKSGFLNLPFYVIRMVIYLGIWWFFSEKLRKLSLEEDLNGGTEYFHKSINVGALFLVLFAVSSSMAAWDWVMSIDVHWFSTMFGWYVFASWWVSGLAAVTLTAIYLKQAGYLRFLNANHLHDLGKFMFGFSIFWTYIWFSQFMLIWYANLPEEAVYFNQRLGGFNGHYTWIFYFNLVINFAFPFLVMMTRDAKRQMIMLKIVCIAILIGHWFDFYLMIMPATMKGESGFVIEIGIALIFLGSFLLLFTKRLSQASLVPVNHPFLDESVHHTT
- a CDS encoding cytochrome c oxidase subunit I produces the protein MAANIPTNAPVHGTPTVPHIEHDEHLHHDEHHEQSFLTKYVFSQDHKVIAKQFLITGIFWAILGGALSSLFRIQLGWPESTMSWLTPVLGKWVEAGKLNPEFYLALVTMHGTIMVFFVLTAGLSGTFSNFLIPLQVGARDMASGFMNMLSYWFFFASSIIMFTSIFLEAGPASAGWTIYPPLSALPQAIPGSGAGMTLWLVSMALFIISQLLGGVNYITTVINLRTRGMSMSKLPLTIWSFFLTAVLGLLSFPVLFSAALLLIFDRSFGTSFFLSDIYIAGQALSNTGGSPILFQHLFWFLGHPEVYIVIMPAMGMVSEILATNSRKPIFGYRAMIGSLLGISLLSFVVWAHHMFVTGMNPFLGSVFMFLTLIIAVPSGVKVFNWLATLWRGNIRFTTAMLFSIGFVSLFISGGLTGIVLGNAALDIQMHNTYFVVAHFHLVMGSSAFFGLFAGVYHWFPKMFGRMLDEKLGYVHFWLTFIGVYLVFMPMHYVGIAGFPRRYYAFTGFDSFSQFADLNKFISAAAIFAFLGQFIFIFNFFYSIWRGRRATENPWNSNTLEWTTPINPGHGNWPGAIPAVHRWPYDYSKPGAEKDFIPQNVPYSQTQSSNLPNEREMAE
- a CDS encoding c-type cytochrome → MTHWLKLSLQGSTMLFAAVLATSCNRADVPAIQYAPEMYEPIPYEALKQTNVNVINPMGTNERVPVVGTVPLGKLDYYTHIPKDSVGIAERTLRNPYAYSKANLEEGKALYTRVCSHCHGEDGKGQGPVGIKFKGVPDYSAGAYKTMNDGHIYHVIQWGRNRMMPHGSIVNPEERWKIAMYVRVLQRGEGPDGLAKLVDVSKDSTEMTDRANQSPIEEAQADKASETPGQGGTEARNGTSN